Part of the Hemibagrus wyckioides isolate EC202008001 linkage group LG09, SWU_Hwy_1.0, whole genome shotgun sequence genome, AAGACTGaattaaatactttattttgCTATATACTGTTTTCACAATCTTACAAACTAAATTGTTCTTTGTCTAAATAcattaaacaatattttatcTTTCTAGACATTTGAGAGCTGAGCTGTCTGAATTGGGGTTACTTCTGCAATATCGAAGAGAATCTTTAGGTGGCACTCATTCTCCTAGGTCAGCTTTCTGTTGCCGGTGGAGTCTAAGAATAAGCCTTTTGATTCTTTCCCGCTTTTTCTTTACAAGCGTCTGTGGAAACCAGTCCCTCAGATCCATGGCAGGATAGAAAGTCCTTGGTGGGTTCtagaaataatatatttaaaaaataaaaacagagttTCAAGTGAAGTCATATGACCTACAACACTGTTATTCTTTCAAGACATTTTGCTGAGTCTACATGTCACACCTTCAATAATCTCACCACTAAATGAACAAAGATACAACCATATGTTGCATACTCACGGTGATGAAGCTTTCCACATACTGCAAAACATAAACCCCACAGTCAGTATGATTATCCTGCTGTGGGACCTGCACACTCCATCCATTCATGGCTTGTTTCCCAAAACTCCACAATGAGCCCTTTCTCACTCTCCACTCCATCTCCAAATACCTTTTAATTTATGACACAATCACACAGGCATACATCATACCATTACACATGCAGTTAATTTGGACGATATTTACGCACTCCCAATTcacattattaggaacacatgtacaactgcacattcatgcagttaatAGATGGATTGATCAATAGATAGAtaatttattcatcccaatgggaaatctACAACATAATTAACATCCAGCAGTATCCATAAACATagataataaggtaataaataaaaaagaacataaataaataacaaaaacatagttgtaaatttcccattggaatgaataaagtatctatctatctatctatctatctatctatctatctatctatctatctatctatctatcaataaTATGGCAGCAGTACATTCATGCTGATCTGAATGTtttcaaacatcagaataaaaataaattgtgatctctgtgactttgatcattccatgtttgttggtgtttgaagctcttgacctgtacctgcatgatttttttGCACTGTGCTGCTGACTAGATGACCGTAGGTGTTCcaaataaagtggacagtaagAGTACATGCACATGACGCTACAGGTGTGCTATGATACTGGGATACAGTGTGAccctaaaaaaatattttggaagGTGTAGGTGCAAGAGGATATCAAGTCAAATGTGAAGCTCAATAGACAAAGAAATGCCATGTTGCATCATGTGAAAATATACTGGATGAGGCAGAATGTTTGCTTGGGAACATTTAGTATGTTCATTCAACTTATGGTTAGGGTCAACTTCTTTTGCAAGGATGCAGGAGCTGGATTTACTTACTCTTGTAGTACTTTCACCACTGTTGGTTTGCCACCAGAGTTGAGTGAGTCCATAATGAGAATGCAGGGCCTAGATatacattataaaaaataaaaaaaacacacacacacaaaataaggTGAATAGTATGCCAAAAATAAAGTCTGAGAAGAGAGAATATTGCTTTGTAActgaaagatagacagacaagaGACCAGAGTGTCATACTCACCGTTTAAAAGCTGGATCACTTATTTTGCATTCACATCTGCTGGTCCCAGtatactacaaaaaaaaaaaaaaaaaagttattaaaaatgTACTAATAGAACTAGAAACTAATATCAGTTCATACATCTATAGAACCAAGATGACCAAATTGTTTTAATTACCTCATTATCTAGTTCATCGTCCGAAACAAAGTTGAATCCCTCGTCCATTTCACCTATAACGAACACCATGCAATGACTGGAGGAGTTTAATGTTtcatacataaacaaacatttatttttgactttatGACTTATATTATCAGTTTGAAAGCAACTGTACCAACTCTGATGCAATTagttttttaatcaatttgCTGTCATTGTGATGTGCCTTCCAccctattttttattatttatatatctgaGTTAATGAATGGATATTTGGGTAACATGCTGTGAGATGGGGAAAATGAACCATAATGAAGTATCATTGTCCATCGCATTAAACGTGTGTGTGCAGTGTCACTTCTGGCTGTTCAGATGCTCTGGACATTTCTAACAGGGATTAAATAACCAGCACGGAGTTTATTGATACCTTCACATGCACTCCACTTTAAAACCTGCTCCGATGTTTGGTGTCTGTAGAAAAGTGACATTGGGTTTGAGCTGGGAGAAAACACTATGGGGTCCTCCTCCTTCTTGCTCTCATAAGGATCCATATTGGAGCAGTGTGAAGCTTGGCCCGGGAAGCAGATAACAGCCAGGTACCAGTGAGCGCTGAAATCAAATCAGAattagttcatatttaataaatgactgACACCAATATTAAAGTTAAAGGGAAAAATCAGAACTCACAACTGGTTAATCGGGACAAAAATGAAGTCCTTCTTGAAAAGATCCAAATGCCTGGTCCAGGTTTTCACCCGATTATGCCTCCTCTCTTGAATGCTGTGGGGAAGTTGACCGGCataataaatgcaaatacaTAAGCATCAAATAATTGTAAAATTGTAGGGATTTTTAAGATACTTACGATAAACCTGTACTGTCCATATCCTCCTTCAGGTCAGTTTGAGTGAGACTCTTGTAGAAGAATGAACTGAACACGTGATACTTGTTGGCATCCTCCTTCTGTAACTTCTCACAGACCAAATATCTGAGagacaaaaaatatacagtaaaagaaatgttatcttctgtatataaaaaagggaaccacacacacagagttaacaCTTACTTTAGATAGAAATCCATTATCACATCATTTAGGTATTCACCCATGTTGAGACAGTTGAGGTCTTCTTCAGTAATGGAAAAGCCACCCTTAGCTGGGGGAGGTGGGTATATGACCAGTCTGGAAAACAAGAAATCTTCAGATCTTCTACCAGAAAGCACATCAAAGTAATAGTACCAACTGAAACCACTCACATTTTGGTTAACTGAATGTGTGAGGATGGACGCTCTATCAGGTCATCTTCTTCTTCGCTGTCTGAGACATTCAGGGTTATGTCACTCTGAATGTCGGGAAAGAAGGGACCCGAGTACAACTCCTATCCCCAACACAAAgcaaagagagagactgtataTTATCCTCCTGTTATCAAAAATTACACTTGGTCAGCTCCTGCTCACAAAACTAAAGAAATCACTTCTTTAAATAGCAAGTTCACATTTCTATGACAGCTCACCTTCTGCAAATCTTTATGTGCCATTAGTCGGTCACTGGCTTCCTCACATGTGAGCGTGACACAGAAGTGACTTAATTTCTTACGTCTACCAATTTCGGTAAATATTTCTTCTAGCGTGGCCTCCTCCAGAACGGTTGGCACACTCTCAAAGATAATGCTGAGGTATTTTTCTTCTTGATCTGTCAGAGGGAAAGAAGCGTTTTCTGAAATGGTCATAATTACACCGATTTTGGCTGAAGCTGCTATTTTTGCTTTAAAGAAATGCTTCGTCGTTGTTAAGGTAAATCACCTGCTATTGCATTTGGGAAAAAGCTCAGAAAATCTGTGTAGTCAAAATTCACTAAATTGAGCTGagtgcatttttcttttctgtctaaaaaaacaaatgtatcATTTCACAATAAGTTTATCATCAGAgacaacaaaaatataacattaaCAAACTATATTGTCAGATCAAGTTAGGGAGCAGAAATGCAGCAGAAACTGaaatgtggaggaaaaaaaaaaaacaaaacatttggcCACTAACTCTCACTCAGACACCCATCCCATGTCGTTATATCTGTAGACGTAGCAATCTGCTCTCTCAGTTGCCAATATGCTGCATCGGTCATTTGCAGAAACAGAGCCGGCAGTCTATGTCCCCTGCACCATTCGCAGCTGGTGAGCGCTAATGCCTCAATTCGTACTttagaagggggaaaaaaaaggacacaGGTGGCTTCAAGGCAAAAATAACCTTGGTTAATTTTAAACACGAGGCTACCCAAGTAACAGATTTACAAGCATATCAAATTTGATAACGTCATTTTACATCATCAAATATAAGATAATGCAGTTGCTTTTAACCTTAATTGAAGGGCAGAACTGATGAGGAGGAAATGTATTCATTAGCAAATGATGCTTAACTGCCTGAGTAGGTAAACCAGTACCATTACACCGGTCATAATGCAGCACTTACCTCCTTTCATAATCTCAAAATAATCCACTGAAAACTGCAACAGAAACATAGACTAGTTAGTAGTTGGTCTTTTTTTTCCGCACCAAAATACACTATCATATCATGGGAACACTAGATGTGAGGCAAAATACACCCTAGCTAATATACCAGTCCATtacagagcaacacacacacattaacacatagAGGAAATTTAGTTTAGCCATTCCAGCtgcaagtcttttgttttgttttgtatttaggAGGTGAGAGGAAGCCAAAGGAACCTCACTGATTGTGCACAGAAACTCCAGGATGGTGCTGTGAGAATTTAGTTAAGCCTTAAATCTGAACAGGCCAAAGACTCACTGTGGCAGACCCTCTGAAAATCATGTTTAGTTTTCCGAGTTTAAGACTTCTGACACTGAGAGTAAGCTTGCTACACCTTGACATATGTGATGCAAGTAACCGTGTGGCAGAGGCTGGTGCCCTTGCCATACGTTTGTTTGGAAAAAGGTATCCATactgcaaaaaaacacacaaacacacacacgttcatcACAATACAGGTAACATGACATAAGAATGCAAATGAAATTACCAAAATGATAAACAATAATGACTGTTGCTTGGACTTAAAGCAACAAATAACGCATCCTAAAACCATTTTGCATCTTTTGTAGTACCTGATTCCTCATACGATACTTCCGTGGAACTCTGAGCAGATGCTTTGCATCCAGATATGATGTCAGTTCTTCAGAGTTGGAACTCTTAGGTTTAACAGCTGGGTCTATTTTATAAAAGGTTAGTGTTATTCAGATATTTGACACATCCATAGGCTACACTGCCATCCTCACCTACATTACAATCTGTTGATAAGCTAATCAAGACACAGCACAAACACAGTCACGTTTTCCTAACAGTACACTAAAGAACAAGACTTGCAAATCATTCGTCACCCATAACCATTGACAGAAAATAATGTGAACTTCACTATTGTAGCGATATCTCCAGCACATCAGTGGTCTTGCATGTGCTTTATTTTGCAATACAAATAGAAAAGAATGCTTACAAGATCAACAATGTgtgcatatacactgatcaggcataacattatgaccaccaacaggtgccgtgaataacattgatcatctccatcatggcatctgttagtgggtgggatatattaggcagcaagtgaacattttgtcctcaaagttgatgtgttattagcaggaaaaatgggcaagcataaggatttgagcgagtttaaccaagggccaaattgtgatggctagacgactggatcagagcatctccaaaactgcagctcttctggggtgttcccggtctgcagtggtcagtgtctatcaaaaaagtggtccaaggaagaaacagtggtgaagtggcgacagggtcatgggcggccaagacacactgatgcacgtggggagagaaggctggcccgtgtgatccaatccaacaggtactgttgctcaaattgctgaagaagttgatgctggttctgatagaaaggggtcagaatacacagtgcttcACAGTTtattgcgtatggggctgcatagccacaaaCCAGTCAGGgtacccatgctgacccctgtgcaccaccgaaaaccccaacaatgggcatgtcagcatcagaactggaccaagaAGCAATAGAAGATAGCTTGgcctgatgaatcatgttttcttttacatcacgtggatggctgggtgcacGTGCGTCGCTTGCCGgggaaacacatggcaccaggatgcactatgggaagaagataAGCCTGTGGAGGCtgtgtcatgctttgggtaatgttctgctgggaaaccttaggtcctgccatccatgtggatgttactttgacacgtaccacctacccaagcattgttgcagaccatgtacaccctttgatggaaactgtattccctgatggctgtggactctttcagcaggataatgcgccgtgtcacaaagcaaaaatggttcaggaatggtttgacgagcacaacaacgagtttgaggtgttgactcggccttcagattccccagatctcaatccaatcgagcatctgtgggaatTGCttgacaaacaagtccgatccactaaggccccacctcgcaacttagaggacttaagggatctgctgctaacatcttggtgacagataccacacacacaccttcagggatctagtggagtccatgcctcgatggatcAGGGGTattttggcagcgaaagggggaccaacacaatattaggctggcggccataatgttatgcctgatcataaGGAACGTAAAAGACAACTTACCAACTTTATTCAAGAGTAGTAATTCGTTTGTCTTTGCATTTCCCATCTCATTGCTGCTCATTCTGCAAGGGATAAACCAATGAGAgactgtttctgtttcatttgaAGCAGTTTGTTACACATTagaaaacacagcacacagccaACCTTTTTGCCTTTTCACTCCTACCAGACGGAAGAGCATGCTGGAAGTGACGCCTTTTTAGGACAACAGCTTGTGATGGAGATGTGCACTGGTTAATGGAGGAGGGAAATCTCTTACTTTCCTCCAGATTTTGTGGCATGCTTGCTGAGGACTCACTGaaggacaaaaacacaaacattttaaccacaccatgtctctcttctctcctccacttCACTTCATGCTGAGATGGAACTTTGAGGTggaaagaaaggggaaaaaagatatCTAGCTTACAGAATGTGAGTAAAGTGATGTGAGGGTTTATTGtcctaataaaatgtaattacatttcttatattttaatgaaaagtAAAGTGGTTTATAAATCCGAAACCCATTAAAGCGCTTCATGAGTTTCAATTTCTAATCCATATCTGAGCTAGTGTATTTCAACTAGCAGTAactttgaaaacaaaaaaaatcactttttttgTTAGGACAAACCTTTTTAGTCACTGTCCGAGACATCAATTTGGTAAAAAATCTACAAAATCTTACAACGCTACTTtaccacagaaaaacaaaaccgaCCGTTTGCCAGGCTAACTAGTAAGAATGACTAGTAATCTGTTTGTTGCGCATGCGCACACAATCAGCGCGTTGAGTTTGTTGCGCATGCGCTAAACGCAATCACTTTAAATTTTAGTCAGTCAGTTTCATTAAGTACTAACGCCTACTGACGTTGTTCGATTCAATAAACTAAAGGAGTCGACTCTATGATGGCTCTGGCTCTGATTTTGAGTACTGATCATCAGAACAGATTACTAGTCATTTGTTAATTGTTAAAGTCGTATAATATCccagtaaaatatttattattgtttgctTATCGCTTCTTTAACTGGTCACTTGAGTTAAATGGCTTTAACCCAACTATATGGTCTGTTGATATAAGGTtcatggataataataataataaaaaaaaagatctatcACTTACACATTTCAttgatttgtttaatttttgggAGGGTTTTTGGATTCTGTTCGAAAATGAATCTTTGCGAACTCACCTTTTCTCCATTAATGATTGCAGATACCACTTTACGCCTGTAGAGGGCAATCATGAGTCATTTTCCAGTCAGTGTGGCGTATTGTTAAAGGGTATTGAACTGAGCAGTATACAGTGGctgattttgtgtttgtttttaatataaatgtgggGCAATACTTAATATTTTAACCGTGTTTTTGCCCTAATAATGCCAAAATGCCTTATACAAATCCCTGTTCAGACACAAAGATACAATTGATGTGTCCCAATTCACCTACTTATACTATATACCAAGTGTACTCtttttgtaaagaaaatgtGCATTACATCTGAGTGTGTATCAAACATTCCTTATTCCTTATTTAAGTTATACTATGTCATTTAATTTACTGTTCCTTTCGTTTTATATTTCCACCTCTCtaaaatacactatgttgccaaaagttttgggatacccctccaaatcattgaattcaggtgttccaatcacgtccatggccacaggtatataaagtcaatcacctaggcatgcagactgcttctacaaacatttttgaaagaatgggtcactctcaggagctcagtgaattcaagcatggTACTGTGATAGGTTACAACCTGTCTagtccattcgtgaaatttcctcactagcAACTGGAAACAGCAGTAACTCTggcacgaagtggtaggccatgtaaaatcacagagcggggtcagagcatgctgaggcacacagtgcacagaagtccccaactttctgcagagtaaATATCTACAGAGCACCAAACTTCGTgtagccttcagattagctcaagaacagtgagtagagagcttcatggaatgggtcttcatggccgagcagctgcatcctgGCCCTActatacatcaccaagtgcaatgcgaatgcagtggtgtaaagcacacggCCACTGGACTGTAGAGCAGTAGAGACGTGTTCTCTCGAGTGACGACTCATGCTTCTCTGTCTGCCAATCTGATGGACTGAGTCTgagtttggcagttgccaggaaaacggtacttgcctgacttcatttgccaagtgtaaagttggggtggagggggattatggtgtgcgGTAATTTTTCAGGTATttggcttggcctcttagttccagtgaaagcaaCTATTactgcttcagcataccaagatattttggacaattttatgctcttaactttgtgggaatagtttggggatgaccccttcctgttccaacatgactgcacacccttctacaaagcaaggtccataaagacacagatgagtgagtttggtgtggaggaacttgcctggcctgcacagtcctgacctcaacctgatagaactcctttgggatgaattagagcggagactgcgagccagaccttctcgtccaacatcagtgactgacctcaAAAATGTGCtgctagaggaatggtcaaaaattcccataaacacactcctaaaccttgtggaaagccttcccaaaagagagCTATTAgagagctgttatagctgcaaagggtgttAAACCCTGctaaaccctacagattaagaatgggatgccATCAAAGttcatatgcatgtaaaggcagacatcccaaaacgtttggcaatataagtgtacgTCCTATTTAACTATCTGACAAACCTCTTCCTCCCTCCTGCTAGgagttgtgggcaatattagcTAAAAGTGTCACTTTGCTACTAAAATCTACTCAAAATAGTAAGACCATCCGGGTACTTtttggaaactcattttaacaTATTGAAATGATATTGTAGCATTGTAGCAAAATCATAGACacgtcttctttttttttaacatcaatGAAAAGCTTGTGAGGAAACACTTCAAATAACTCAAACTGGGAGTAGATACACAGAAAAGTATCTAAATGTAACCctgtacaactgtggtgagcacaAAAGCATCTCAGGATACACAATACATTGAGGGTGGAGggacagcaacagcagcaggttCAACGtcttcagccaagaacagaaagccgAGGCTGTGATGGACACATGCTAACCAAAACTGCACAGCTGAACACTGGAAATAAGTGGCCTGGCCTGATCAATCTGACAATTGCATGAATGCATAGGTATACAtgtattccagaaaaaaaagtacTGTCACTGTATAACGTTATGTACAGTCCATGGTGTTAACCAGCCATCAAAGCTAGTTGCATCAAAGCATATGGACTGTGGTTTATGTCCTATAGATGCCATATgtcttatttattaaatgagTCAGTCTAGACAAATCATATATTGTTATGTATATCAGACGGCATTGTCTGTGCATGCAAGGAATtcattctaattctaattcattAACAGTACTTAAAACCCAGACCTTTTAGTTATGTAACTGTGTAACAACAGGCTTGGAGACGTACATTTTTACAACTGTTTATTTACTCAATAAAACGCAAAACCATTTATGCAAACACTATCATGTCCGTTTTAAATGTAGACAAAACAAGTATGAGTGAGACAGTCTCGATGAAGATGGGTGAGGATTCAGACTGTAAAGGCAGCACAATGCTTCTAGCAAATGGCATTCGGTTCCTTCACATCTGGGCCTTAACTCCTAACATAAAATACAGTCACAAAAACACTAGCTCATGCTATTCAATAGCAgaataaattagaaataaaataagatacacAAATGCAGTAAAATTAGCAGCAAAACCTCAATTAAATGCCATTTGATCAGTAGTGTCACTGTTCTGATTTGATTAGTATCAAATACCACTTTCCGTTCCAACAGTTTGTGCAAGCAGTATCCATTCAATCAAACTGAACCAaagcttctttaaaaaaaatacaaatatatcaCTCATTCACTATACATATATAACATTCACATGCTCTCATTAGATATACAGTAACTAACTAAATGGTACAAGGGCAACCTGTTACATTCATTGAGTTTGGTTtcttaaattatttctttttatttcttaaatgtcccgttctttttgtttcttctgtCTTCCTACATTTCCTTTATGGTATCTTTGTAATTGCTTTATCCAAAAAAGACCCCGAATAGCAAATACAAAGGTGGCAGACTGATAGAATTCACAGTATATTTCATAGTTCTTGTGTGCTAGCTTGTCAGTAACAAATATTACTCTTTAGAGTGACATTAATGAACAGAGCAAGTACAGAGCAATGACAAAATATGCAGGAGATCTAAGGCAAATGACTGCATTCCAGGCAGCAtcctttttttgcatttctcttCAAAAATACTTTCTCATCacataacatttactgtgttaaGTCCATTGTGCTACCCTCAATGTCTGACGCCTTGTTCGTGTTCATTCTCCATGTCGTAATGTAAAACATGCTGAGATGACTAGGATATATCACTGCTGTTGCTATTGTCTGGGGGGTGAAGCGGGTAGTACTGGGCCTCTGAGGTGTAGTGCATGAACTGTAGTAGGAGTAGACAAACAGATACTTAGTACATACGGGGCATCCATAGATACAGAGGTAATGGAGGAGATACCAACAGCGTGCAATGGGGGAATAATTCCAAAGTGAAGGCAGGAGGAAGGGGGAAAGAGAGGTTAGCAGGGCAGGAGAACGGGGGCATggggagggagaaagggagggagagacggaACGGGAAAGGAAGGGAGCACTCAGTATTCATCCTGGTCCAAGTGGGCCTGCTCATCTATGTCCTCATCTTCTGGTGCTGCAAAGCCTTCCTGCATTCCAAGAAACATGACATTTGTTAGCGTTTGAGCTCGCCTCTCTCGTTTTCCAACCTTACAGTCACACTAACAAGCAGCAAGTTGCTTGTGTTGCTCATAGTTGGTCTCTTGTGGGCATGTAGCAAACGCTATGGTTGTTCATTGAGGGTGTGAACTTTTATAGCATTTATACTCTAATGAGAGACAGTAGTAACAATGCAACCAGCTACCTTCACTCAACAGAGGCATTAGCATCTCTGAAATTAGTTCCAAGCTTTAGTTTTCTTTGTAATGTCTCTAAACACATTTAATGAAAGTCACATATAGCAAGATAAAAATGAAACCagtttcttacattttttatgCATCAGTCTGTAAATGGAAATCAATTACAGGTAAAAATTACAATTTACTATGGAAAACTAGGGAAATGTCAGACTACACCCAGCACAGGACTGGTCTGAGAAGACTTTCAAGCCATTTGTTTGGATTTGCTGCTTTACTGAGCCATATACAATTTGCCTGAAATCTGAATTCACACTGTAGCGTTTACTACAATCACAGCTCTGCTGTGTTACGTACATTTGTAGAAAATAAACGTTTGTTTTGCCATGCTAGCGTGACCAAATCATTATCCACTCGTTTATCCTTTCTAAAATGCACTGGGGTTGAGAACAGTTAGACATACCTCTGTGGCATAAAGGATGTCGATTATCTTTGTGAGGACGGGATTGTTCTCGTTCTCGTGTTCCTGGCAGATCAGCTCGATGTCTCGCAGTTTGCTGAAGTAGAAATCTCTTTCCTTCTCAAGACCATCTACAGTTAACTTCAGTTCCATTAACTTTGCAAAGGGAATAGTAAAAAAACAGGGGAAGGACGACTTCTGTTATGACTGAGAGAGGGCATGCAGAGGTAGCTCTATTCTGAGGAATATAGGTCATTACAAACAGGCCAAACAGTTCAGGTCTGAAATTATAACGAGAATACTGTACGTACTCTATTGGATGTATTGTAATCATTAGCTACACTATAGAAAGAGTTAACTCATCCATACAAGCAGTAGGCTGAGATGAACAGACAAAGTATCAGTAATAAAGGTAGATGTGTGATTgtatagaaaaacaaacaaacaaaaaaaacattatacatCACCCAACTCACGTGAAACACTGGAAGGCAGATTAAGATGTCCTTACCCTCCCAGTGACTCTACCTGTTGATTAAGCTCCATGATCTCAGCATCGCCACCTCCGTTCCGAGCGAGACTGGGGTTCTTCCTGATAGTAGTGTTCAACGCCCTCTGTGGCGTGGGCATGTTTTTGGGTACTGTCGGCGATGTTCTCTGTGGCCCTGAAATTAAAACAACTTCAGTGTTAAGCCATAGTCTTATCACCACCTAGCtacacaaagataaaaacatGTTTCATGCAGTAAGCTGATGTACTTTAAATAAGCAGAAGTAGCAATGTTCCATGAGGTGCTACGGCTAAATCTGGTGTTTAAAGCCTTTAAGATCAGCCTTCTAGTCTGCAGCCATTGCATGGACATTTAGTTAATTCTGC contains:
- the senp6b gene encoding sentrin-specific protease 6, with product MSSNEMGNAKTNELLLLNKVDPAVKPKSSNSEELTSYLDAKHLLRVPRKYRMRNQYGYLFPNKRMARAPASATRLLASHMSRCSKLTLSVRSLKLGKLNMIFRGSATFSVDYFEIMKGVRIEALALTSCEWCRGHRLPALFLQMTDAAYWQLREQIATSTDITTWDGCLSENQEEKYLSIIFESVPTVLEEATLEEIFTEIGRRKKLSHFCVTLTCEEASDRLMAHKDLQKELYSGPFFPDIQSDITLNVSDSEEEDDLIERPSSHIQLTKILVIYPPPPAKGGFSITEEDLNCLNMGEYLNDVIMDFYLKYLVCEKLQKEDANKYHVFSSFFYKSLTQTDLKEDMDSTGLSIQERRHNRVKTWTRHLDLFKKDFIFVPINQFAHWYLAVICFPGQASHCSNMDPYESKKEEDPIVFSPSSNPMSLFYRHQTSEQVLKWSACEGEMDEGFNFVSDDELDNEYTGTSRCECKISDPAFKRPCILIMDSLNSGGKPTVVKVLQEYLEMEWRVRKGSLWSFGKQAMNGWSVQVPQQDNHTDCGVYVLQYVESFITNPPRTFYPAMDLRDWFPQTLVKKKRERIKRLILRLHRQQKADLGE